A genomic segment from Zerene cesonia ecotype Mississippi chromosome 5, Zerene_cesonia_1.1, whole genome shotgun sequence encodes:
- the LOC119840279 gene encoding F-box/LRR-repeat protein 15, protein MNRKRKTHLFDLYWEDIIVAKIMPFLSIQECFIFRCVSRTCLQIVNMYFSKLKSLKLMNKGFSPHTFNVFGTTCTKLKLLNLSRCMTITDAELIPMLRRNTGLINLNLSQCNNLSAKCLQPVILYCDNLQILKLARCSWLTTGAVEALALHQSKLEDVDLAYCVSISESCILIFIKKFRQIKTLNLEGNKQVTDKCLYTMSKYSKSLKLLNLGGCCDITDKGVRALALHLPQLEGLLVRGCTKVTENSLRLMRDRVHLDRRPAQAVPLPVYVQI, encoded by the exons ATGAACAGGAAGAGGAAAAcgcatttatttgatttatattggGAAGATATCATAGTCGCCAAAATTATGCCCTTTCTTTCAATTCaagaatgttttatatttcgatGTGTTTCCCGGACTTGTCTTCAAATTGTGAATATGTATTTCTCGAAACTGAAGTCACTCAAATTGATGAACAAAGGGTTCTCGCCTCATACGTTCAAT GTGTTCGGTACCACTTGCACTAAGTTAAAACTACTCAATTTAAGCAGATGTATGACGATCACAGATGCGGAGTTGATACCGATGTTACGACGTAATACTGGGCTTATTAACTTGAACCTTAGTCAATGCAATAACCTGAGTGCGAAATGTCTCCAACCAGTGATTTTATATTGTGAtaatttgcaaatattaaaactagcaCGATGTTCTTGGCTTACGACTGGGGCGGTAGAAGCTTTAGCCCTCCATCAGAGTAAATTGGAGGATGTAGATTTAGCATATTGTGTTTCAATTTCTGAGAGTTGTATTCTGATATTCATTAAGAAATTTAGACAAATAAAGACTTTAAACCTAGAGGGTAATAAGCAAGTAACTGATAAGTGTCTGTACACAATGTCCAAGTATAGTAAATCATTGAAACTCCTCAACTTGGGTGGATGTTGTGACATAACGGACAAGGGAGTGAG AGCATTAGCACTCCACTTGCCGCAGCTAGAGGGTTTACTAGTGCGGGGCTGCACCAAAGTTACAGAGAACAGTCTCCGATTAATGAGAGACAGGGTCCATCTGGATCGGAGACCAGCACAGGCTGTGCCATTACCTGTATATGTGCAAATATGA
- the LOC119840274 gene encoding cytochrome P450 4C1-like, producing MYLSLLLCVILLICIYIVTLAISWRARKNYAHLPTYTSYPFIGAIYKFYGDTKNLFNVFNEMTMIAERSNKPFAFWAGPVPLLVLNDPDDIRVASNAFVDKPYYYSFARVWLGDGLVTAPGWIWKKNVKKVASTFIGPAIDNYQLIFNERADKLVKYLKPEVDGDFFDSMPHFSLSTMETICQAGLGVSKISENFITGAYYKAFTRTLELIIQRGMNLIMHSELIYRLTPAYKELMECVSVLHSLSGTVIEEKKIERKLNESGNKVDIKNEEEKINVKSFLDLMLDLNEKDASFTESQVLAEINTIILAGQETVATTLFYTLLVIGSRKDVQENIHAEIKRVLGDRRDVQKDDLAQLSYCEAVINESLRLYPPVVGVLRYADHDLKLKSVTVTKGTTTVLNIWGAARSPRCWGPDAEEFKPERWLPPNNPCVNAHLPFSTGKRACIGKRYAMAFLKTILVHVLRQYEIISQDNFEQMEFKLDVALRPVSGHLMKLRLRD from the exons aTGTATCTCTCGTTATTattgtgtgttattttattaatatgcattTACATCGTGACACTGGCAATTAGCTGGCGCGCAAGAAAGAATTATGCTCACTTGCCGACCTACACCAGCTACCCTTTCATAGGGGCTATCTATAAATTCTATGGAGATACCAAAA ATCTTTTCAATGTATTCAACGAAATGACGATGATAGCGGAGAGAAGTAACAAGCCATTTGCATTTTGGGCTGGACCAGTTCCCTTGTTGG TACTCAACGACCCAGATGACATTCGCGTGGCATCCAACGCGTTCGTTGACAAGCCCTATTACTACAGTTTTGCGCGAGTGTGGCTTGGGGATGGATTAGTGACAGCGCCGG GTTGGATATGGAAGAAGAATGTGAAGAAAGTAGCCAGCACATTTATCGGACCCGCGATAGACAACTATCAGTTAATTTTCAATGAACGAGCGGACAAATTGGTAAAGTATTTGAAGCCTGAAGTCGATGGTGATTTCTTTGACTCCATGCCTCATTTCTCCTTGTCTACTATGGAAACAATATGTC AAGCCGGACTTGGCGTGTCTAAGATTTCGGAAAATTTCATCACTGGCGCATATTATAAAGCGTTTACCCGTACCTTAGAGCTGATTATACAAAGAGGGATGAATCTAATTATGCACTCGGAGCTCATATACCGCCTCACTCCAGCCTACAAGGAGCTGATGGAATGCGTCTCCGTGCTGCATAGCTTGTCGGGTACC gtAATCgaggaaaagaaaattgaAAGGAAACTTAATGAGAGTGGCAACAAAGTTGATATAAAGAATG AGGAAGAAAAGATCAACGTCAAATCTTTCTTAGACCTGATGCTCGACTTGAATGAAAAGGATGCAAGTTTTACAGAAAGTCAGGTATTGGCAGAAATCAATACGATCATATTAGCCGGGCAGGAGACTGTCGCCACTACACTCTTTTACACTCTTCTTGTTATCGGAAGTCGAAAGGACGTTCAGGAGAACATTCACGCTGA AATCAAAAGAGTCCTGGGTGACAGGAGAGATGTTCAAAAGGATGATCTTGCGCAGCTATCATATTGCGAAGCTGTTATTAATGAGAGTCTCCGATTGTATCCACCAGTCGTTGGAGTTCTAAGATACGCTGATCATGATTTGAAGCTTA AATCGGTTACAGTAACAAAGGGAACCACTACGGTTCTGAACATTTGGGGCGCAGCAAGGTCACCCAGGTGCTGGGGGCCTGATGCTGAGGAGTTCAAGCCAGAGAGATGGCTCCCTCCCAATAATCCATGCGTCAATGCCCATTTACCGTTCAGCACGGGCAAAAGAGCATGTATAG GAAAGAGATATGCGATGGCgtttttgaaaacaatattagtGCATGTACTTCgtcaatatgaaattatatccCAAGATAACTTTGAACAAATGGAATTCAAATTGGACGTCGCTCTTCGACCCGTCAGCGGGCATCTGATGAAACTGCGGTTAAGAGAttga
- the LOC119839984 gene encoding uncharacterized protein LOC119839984, with protein MFQGLKKFGLNYCDLQTMISNVSVFLRLLVINIDKRDKNKIPLISYIVTFVASACYFYVYCVSMVWFVFWRCAETGDTIAGIVVFSLGVASEIATFKLLYMYMYSDTIRDIVEGYITLDREVVPGSRKSFNLTKSLRVVKKRAILFWCVIVMNGFVYFAKAVILPGRHVMEDSFIFLGLEPMFETPNYQVAFAANTMGVFFTCYLTSNISAFFIIIAGYTEAQMLAISEDLIHLWDDANNDSFLNSIDLNDNNVSPTNKVEILNKNVNKRLIEIIKCHTMNIDLLKKVENVFQGAIAIEFFILIVSLIAELLGGLENTYLQLPFALMQVAMDCITGQRLMDSSSSFALAVYDSKWEYFDVKNAKIVLLMLQNAQKTLKLSAGGITMLSVACLMSVLRSIYSAYTTLRTTMN; from the exons ATGTTTCAAGGACTAAAGAAGTTTGGATTGAATTATTGCGATTTGCAGACCATGATTTCGAACGTCTCTGTGTTTCTGCGACTACTTGtcattaatattgataaacgggataaaaata AAATTCCCTTGATATCATATATAGTAACATTCGTGGCGTCAGCTTGCTACTTCTACGTGTACTGTGTGTCCATGGTCTGGTTCGTGTTCTGGCGTTGCGCGGAGACCGGTGACACTATCGCCGGGATTGTGGTCTTCTCGCTTGGTGTGGCTAGCGAGATTGCGACATTCAAACTCTTGTACATGTACATGTACAG TGACACTATAAGAGACATTGTCGAAGGTTATATCACGTTGGATCGTGAAGTGGTTCCCGGGAGTCGAAAGTCCTTCAACTTGACCAAGTCCCTTAGAGTTGTTAAAAAACGGGCCATTCTGTTTTGGTGCGTAATCGTCATGAACGGTTTCGTTTACTTCGCAAAAGCTGTCATTCTTCCTGGGAGACATGTTATGGAGGATTCCTTTATATTTTTGG GACTAGAACCGATGTTTGAGACGCCAAACTATCAAGTTGCATTCGCAGCCAACACCATGGGTGTTTTCTTTACGTGCTATTTAACTTCAAACATAAGCgcattctttataataatagctgGATATACAGAAGCGCAAATGTTGGCTATTAGTGAAGATCTCATACATTTATGGGATGATGCTAATAATGACAGTTTTCTTAATTCTATTGATCtgaatgataataatgtatcTCCAACAAATAAAGTTGAAAttctaaacaaaaatgtaaataaacgtCTAATAGAAATAATCAAATGCCATACCATGAACAtagatttgttaaaaaaggtTGAAAATGTTTTCCAAGGAGCGATAGCGAtagagttttttattttaattgtatctcTAATAGCAGAATTGCTGGGTGGATTGGAGAACACATATCTACAATTGCCATTTGCATTAATGCAAGTTGCGATGGACTGTATTACAGGACAGAGGCTCATGGACTCCAGTTCTTCGTTTGCTCTTGCGGTCTATGACAGTAAGTGGGAATATTTCGATGTAAAGAATGCTAAAATTGTTCTACTGATGTTGCAAAATGCTCAGAAAACTTTGAAGCTGTCTGCGGGTGGTATCACGATGCTTAGTGTTGCGTGCCTTATGTCTGTGTTAAGGTCCATTTATTCAGCATACACTACGCTCCGTACTacaatgaattaa